One segment of Tenrec ecaudatus isolate mTenEca1 chromosome 1, mTenEca1.hap1, whole genome shotgun sequence DNA contains the following:
- the PAK1IP1 gene encoding p21-activated protein kinase-interacting protein 1, with product MELVAGCYEQVLFGYSVRREREADGHREKWTPVADFTHHAHTGSLSAVAVNSRFVVTGSKDETIHIYDMKKKIEHGALVHHNGTITCLKFYGNRHLISGAEDGLICVWDAKKWECLKSIKAHKGHVTFLSIHPSGRMALSVGTDKTLRTWNLVDGRSAFIKNIKQNAHIVEWSPKGDKYIVVTVNKIDIYQLDTASVSGTLTSEKRVSSVTFLSESVLAVAGDEEYVRFFDCDSLMCLCEFKAHENRVKDILSLDISEHRVLVTASSDGLLKMWKLNQDKKIPPSLLCEVNTKARLTCLGVWLDNMTDKKESLPAAAEYSVSEAELSKTSPEELGDEVQEEKQSEPLAKKRGLTGDPDEPKRENTPGSPKKRKMTKVLAKKKKKKKLQLM from the exons ATGGAGCTCGTCGCCGGCTGCTACGAGCAGGTGCTCTTCGGGTACTCCGTCCGGCGCGAGCGCGAGGCGGACGGCCACCGCGAG AaatggaccccagtggctgacttCACGCACCATGCCCACACTGGCTCTTTGTCAGCAGTGGCTGTGAATAGCCGTTTTGTAGTTACTGGGAGCAAAGATGAAACGATTCACATTTATGACATGAAAAAGAAGATTGAGCACGGGGCCCTAGTGCATCACAATG GCACAATAACTTGTCTGAAATTCTATGGCAACAGGCACTTGATCAGCGGAGCAGAAGATGGACTGATCTGTGTGTGGGACGCCAAGAAGTGGGAATGCCTGAAGTCTATTAAAGCACACAA AGGCCATGTGACCTTCCTCTCTATCCACCCATCTGGCAGGATGGCCCTGTCTGTAGGTACAGACAAGACGTTAAG AACTTGGAATCTTGTGGACGGAAGGTCAGCATTcataaaaaacataaaacaaa ATGCTCACATAGTGGAATGGTCACCAAAGGGAGATAAGTACATAGTTGTCACAGTGAATAAGATAGATATCTACCAGCTCGACACGGCATCTGTTAGTGGGACCCTCACCAGTGAGAAAAGAGTCTCTTCTGTCACGTTTCTCTCT GAGTCTGTCCTTGCTGTGGCGGGAGATGAAGAGTATGTGCGGTTTTTTGACTGTGATTCCCTAATGTGCCTCTGTGAATTTAAAGCTCATGAAAACAG GGTGAAGGACATCCTCAGTTTGgacatttcagagcatcgtgttCTTGTCACAGCTTCAAGCGATGGACTCCTCAAAATGTGGAAGCTCAACCAGGACAAG AAAATTCCCCCATCTCTACTCTGTGAAGTGAACACTAAAGCCAGGCTGACCTGCCTGGGAGTATGGCTGGACAACATGACAGACAAAAAGGAAAGTCTTCCTGCAGCGGCAGAGTATTCTG TGAGTGAAGCCGAGCTGTCTAAGACCAGCCCGGAGGAACTTGGTGATGAAGTGCAAGAAGAAAAGCAGTCGGAGCCTCTGGCGAAGAAACGGGGTTTGACTGGAGACCCTGACGAACCAAAGAGAGAGAATACTCCAGGGTCGCCCAAGAAGAGGAAAATGACCaaagtgttggcaaagaagaaaaagaagaagaaattacaACTGATGTAA